The genomic window GTGCTACTGGGCTCGCAAGGTCAATATGACCCATACGATCACGACGCACTTTGGTCAGTGTAACTTCAACGCCACACTTCTCACAGATCACACCACGGTGTTTAAGGCGTTTATATTTACCACATAAACACTCATAATCTTTCACTGGGCCGAAAATACGGGCACAGAATAAGCCATCGCGCTCAGGCTTGAAAGTACGGTAGTTAATAGTCTCAGGTTTCTTTACTTCACCGTATGACCATGAACGAACCATGTCTGGTGAAGCAAGACCAATGCGAATTGCATCGAATTCTTCGGTCTTATTTTGTTGCTTCAGAAACTTAAGTAAGTCTTTCACCTTAGCTCTCCTGTCGGAGTTAATCTCGAGGACGGGTAATCTCGTCCCTACATTCTATTCAGCCGTAACAGATGCTGCAGCGTCAACTGCAGCATCTAATTGGCTTAATTTTCTTCCAACTCGATGTTGATACCCAGTGAGCGGATTTCTTTCAACAATACGTTGAACGATTCTGGCATACCTGGTTCCATCTTGTGGTTACCATCAACGATGTTTTTATACATCTTAGTACGACCATTCACGTCATCCGATTTCACTGTTAGCATTTCTTGTAGAGTGTAAGCAGCACCGTAAGCTTCAAGTGCCCATACTTCCATCTCACCAAAACGCTGGCCACCGAACTGTGCTTTACCACCCAGCGGCTGCTGAGTAACAAGGCTGTAAGAACCAGTAGAACGTGCGTGCATCTTATCATCAACCAAGTGGTTAAGTTTAAGCATGTACATGTAACCAACAGTTACTTGACGTTCAAACTGATCGCCAGTACGGCCATCATAAAGTGTAACCTGACCACTTCTAGGGTATCCACCAAGCTCTAGCATGTCTTTGATTTCGTCTTCTTTAGCGCCATCAAATGCAGGAGTAGCGATTGGTAAACCACCTTTTAAGTTTTCAGCTAGGCGACGAATTTCGTCATCAGAGAAACTTGCAATGTCTACAACTTGGCGAGATTCACCAATTTCGTAAGCTTGCTTGATGAATTCACGTAGCTCATGAAGCTCACGTTGCTCTTTCATCATTTCTTCTAAACGTTCACCGATACCACGTGCAGCAAGACCCATATGTGTTTCAAGGATCTGACCGATGTTCATACGCGATGGTACACCTAGTGGATTTAGTACGATATCTACCGTACGACCTTTATCATCGTATGGCATATCTTCTACTGGTACGATAGTCGAGATAACACCTTTGTTACCGTGACGACCCGCCATTTTATCACCCGGTTGGATACGACGTTTAACAGCTAGGTATACTTTAACAATTTTAAGTACGCCTGGTGCTAAGTCATCACCTTGAGTAATTTTACGACGTTTGTTTTCAAACTTCTTGTCGTATTCAGCTTTAAGTTCATCGTACTGTGCAGCTAGTTGCTCAAGTTCAGCTTGCTTATCTTCTTCGGCAAGGCTTTGAGTTAATAGTTTTTCAGCATTTAATGACACTAAGTTGTTTTCATCAAAGCCTGCAGCTACAAGTAGCTTACGAGCGCGTTCTAAAACGCCAGCTTCAAGAATACGGAACTCTTCGTTGAAGTCTTTCTTCGCTTCGCGAAGCTGCATGTCTTCAACCTCTAACGCACGCTTATCTTTTTCAACACCGTCACGGGTGAAAACTTGCACGTCAATTACTGTACCAGTTACAGAGTTTGGTACACGTAAAGAGCTGTCTTTAACGTCAGATGCTTTTTCGCCGAAGATAGCACGCAGTAGCTTCTCTTCAGGTGTAAGCTGTGTTTCGCCTTTCGGAGTCACTTTACCTACTAGAATATCGCCGCCTTTAACTTCAGCACCAATATAAACAACGCCTGATTCATCAAGCTTGCCTAGTGCAGATTCACCCACGTTAGGGATATCTGCAGTGATCTCTTCTGGACCTAATTTAGTATCACGGGCAACACACTGTAGTTCTTGAATATGGATAGTCGTTAAACGATCTTCTTCAACTACGCGCTCTGATAGTAAGATTGAATCCTCGAAGTTATAACCGTTCCATGGCATGAATGCCACGCGAAGGTTTTGACCAAGGGCTAAGTCACCTAAGTCAGTCGAAGGACCATCTGCTAACACGTCACCACGAGTAACCGGTTCACCAACCATGCACGTTGGTTTTTGGTTAATACATGTATTTTGGTTAGAACGTGTGTACTTGGTTAAGTTGTAGATGTCGATACCCGCTTCACCAGGGATGCGTTCTTCTTCATGTACGTTTACAACGATGCGACTTGCGTCGGCATACATTACTTCACCACCACGTTTTGCAACAATCGTTACACCAGAATCTTTCGCTAGTGTTAACTCAATACCTGTACCTACTAACGGCTTATCCGCTTTCAATGTTGGTACTGCTTGACGTTGCATGTTTGAACCCATCAATGCGCGGTTAGCATCATCGTGTTCTAGGAACGGGATAAGTGCTGCTGCTACAGAGATCACCTGTTGTGGTGATACATCCATATATTGCTGGTCCATGCGACCCATAAAGGTTGATTCACCTTTGTGACGACATGGAATAAGTTCATCTACAAACTCATTGGTTTCAGTTAAGTTTGAGTTCGCCTGTGCGATAACAAACTGGCCT from Pseudoalteromonas marina includes these protein-coding regions:
- the rpoB gene encoding DNA-directed RNA polymerase subunit beta, translated to MAYSYSEKKRIRKDFGKRPQVLDIPFLLSTQLESFKKFLVPDADGDHGLEAAFRSVFPIKSYSGNSELQYVSYRIGEPVFDVKECQIRGVTYSAPLRVKLRLVVMDKEAPGTVKDIKEQEVYMGEIPLMTDTGTFVINGTERVIVSQLHRSPGVFFDNDRGKTHSSGKVLYNARVIPYRGSWLDFEFDAKDNLYVRIDRRRKLPASIILRALEYSSEEILDIFFDTTAFEVADGKVLMELVPSRLRGETAAFDIKGEDGEVLVESGRRVTARHIKSIEKKGITQLEVPHEYIIGRIISKNYVDESTGEVIANANDELTLELMAELVKAGHTTIDTLYINEVDSGAYMSNTLNIDSSSNRLEALVEIYRMMRPGEPPTKDAAEALFQNLFFSEERYDLSTVGRMKFNSRVGYDSDTGPGTLSKEDIVSVMKVLIAIRNGQGDVDDIDHLGNRRIRSVGEMAENQFRVGLVRVERAVRERLSLGDLDAIMPQDLINAKPISAAVKEFFGSSQLSQFMDQNNPLSEVTHKRRISALGPGGLTRERAGFEVRDVHVTHYGRVCPIETPEGPNIGLINSLSTYARTNDYGFLETPYRKVVDGVVTDEVDYLSAIEEGQFVIAQANSNLTETNEFVDELIPCRHKGESTFMGRMDQQYMDVSPQQVISVAAALIPFLEHDDANRALMGSNMQRQAVPTLKADKPLVGTGIELTLAKDSGVTIVAKRGGEVMYADASRIVVNVHEEERIPGEAGIDIYNLTKYTRSNQNTCINQKPTCMVGEPVTRGDVLADGPSTDLGDLALGQNLRVAFMPWNGYNFEDSILLSERVVEEDRLTTIHIQELQCVARDTKLGPEEITADIPNVGESALGKLDESGVVYIGAEVKGGDILVGKVTPKGETQLTPEEKLLRAIFGEKASDVKDSSLRVPNSVTGTVIDVQVFTRDGVEKDKRALEVEDMQLREAKKDFNEEFRILEAGVLERARKLLVAAGFDENNLVSLNAEKLLTQSLAEEDKQAELEQLAAQYDELKAEYDKKFENKRRKITQGDDLAPGVLKIVKVYLAVKRRIQPGDKMAGRHGNKGVISTIVPVEDMPYDDKGRTVDIVLNPLGVPSRMNIGQILETHMGLAARGIGERLEEMMKEQRELHELREFIKQAYEIGESRQVVDIASFSDDEIRRLAENLKGGLPIATPAFDGAKEDEIKDMLELGGYPRSGQVTLYDGRTGDQFERQVTVGYMYMLKLNHLVDDKMHARSTGSYSLVTQQPLGGKAQFGGQRFGEMEVWALEAYGAAYTLQEMLTVKSDDVNGRTKMYKNIVDGNHKMEPGMPESFNVLLKEIRSLGINIELEEN